CGCAGTGGGTGCTCACCAGAGAGCAGGTGGGAAAGGTGAGATTCAAACCTTACACCACACACTAATTTAATCAGCTTTACCAATGATGTTTAAAAACGGATAAAGTTAGAGGCACTTAAAGAGGTTTTACACCGCATTCATTTACCAGAGCTGATATTATGGTGtgactccatccatccattttcatTACCACATATCCTTTGAGGGCAGCaaagggagctggagccaatctcagATGGCATTTGGCAAGAAGCGGGATAACACCATTCACTCTTAaattcacacatttcatttcGAGCTTCCAATTAATCTTACCCCAATCTTCACatctctggactgtgggaggaaattGAAGTACCCAGATACAGGGGAAGAATATGCAAACTCAACAAAGGATCCAAACTACAAAGCAGAAGTGTTAACCACTGCACTGCCCACCCTTTTCTTAACGTCTCTTTATTTCTTGCCCCAGACTGCGGTACGAGTTCAGCTGAGGTTGGAAAGAAGTCTGTATTTGTGTGGTGAGAATGAGACGGAACCAGACTGCTGCTCTAATCCACTGTGTGTGCTGGAGACGCTTCAGGTTTCTGCTTGTGTGGGCGACACACCTCAGGCATCACTGCTGATCCAGGCCAAGATACATGCACTGCTGGTTCCTGCTAATACTGGACCAGGTAATTTAAATGAAAGAGTGTGTATTCATTATGGGATGTAAGCACTAAGAGAGGGTTGCATTTCTAATAACTATCAATCTCCTGTCCACAGCAGATAACAAAACAAGCATTCCAAACCAGGTGTACCAACCACTGGGCCCTTGTCCCTGCGATCTCACATTCAGAGCGTGTGATGTACGCTGCTGCTGTGACAAGGTATCTGTTGCTGTAGTCTTTCAACAACACTTCACTTTGGCAGATGTAATTCTTTCTCCATTGATTACCAATGATTGACATCTTTTTCATTCTTTCAGGACTGCTCCAATGAAGATTTGACACTGTTTGCATCCCACTGTCTCCCTGGTCCCTTTGGTGGAcaagtctctcctcctccagattACCAGTGCTCTGAGCAGTCCGCTGAAAACTCCCCAGATTGGTTTCCATTTTTGTGTGTCCATTCACCACCTAAAAACAACCCTTTCCTTGGGCTCTTTTACAGAGGAAACGTAGTGTGAGTCATTAATGTGAATcagaatatatgtttttttgtgtcctttattaatgtttgtttcactttattatttatcttttgctgtttttcttgtttAGTAAATCCAAACCTGGTCCAACCTTCCAAAGGCCCGTATTGTCAGCCCCAGTCCCAGTTAATGTTTATGTTGAAGGAAGTCCCATTTTAACATTAAATGATCAATATTTAACTATTCCCCAGGTTAGTTGTGTGTAAGTTGTTTACACCACAATACAGTACAGTGTTTatagattatatatattttttctatgtAGCATCTAACATCTTGACTATTTGTCTTTCACAGAAGTTGTTCGGCCAGTGTGTAAATAATGCACCTGTGGCATTTTTGAAGAATTTCAAAGTCGAGTGTGTAACTCGGCTATGGACCTGTCCAACAGAACCTCCTTTACAGACACTACCAGGGGATTTCAGGATTCAAGTGAAGAATGGCGAAGGGGGTATATGTTTTATCTGCTAAACATGTTTTGGTATATCCTGGTATGTCTTtgaatctgtgtgtttttataatgttGTTTATGTTGTCCTTCAAGGTGACGTTATAGTGGAGGTAACTGATGAAGTGGCCACCGACCCGAGTCAGAGTATTTCAAGCACAAATGGTGCAGCGACCTCGGGTATGTGAATAACAACATATCATTACTAGAATCAACAACTTTAATTTTctattaatttaaatgttaatgtgttAACATTTCTCTCAAGCAGAAAGCCTGTTGTGTGAGAATGTGACCTTTGCACTGGATTATCAATTCTACTGGAAAGAAAATCGCATCACAAATATCACACTCACACGTACTGTTGGGAACTTCCCTTTGAATGGTAGTGGTAAGTGTTCACAAACTGTATCTCGTCCATGATTTGACTTATCACCAGATGCAAGTTCAGAAATATGCTTAATGGACTTTGGACTAACATCTGCATTTGTCCTCTAAACAGTGGGGTTAACTACAAGGTACTCTGCTGTGTTTCTCAATGGGGACTTCATGAGTGAGCCCAATTCAGGGAACCCAGGTGAGagcgacaaaaaaaaaagaaatttaaacaaaaaaaatttgtagcacttaaatggcacttactgaTAGCATTTTGTTGTTTGGCTTTgttgaagaaaattgtacttctttgattcttgttgttctcggtttgtaccctcatggttgaatgcacttgttTTAAGTCGctctggataaaagcgtcagctaatgtaatgtaaattaaATCGGAAAGAGGTGGTGATACTGAActgtttagttaaaaaaaagtgcacACTGTGACAACTGTAGTAAGTTACGCTGACATTTCATTGACAGGTTACCAGGTGGGAAGGCCTGTTATTGGTGGAATCATGGACATTTTCGACAACAATACAGGGTCAATACAGAGGACATCAATCAACCTTTGGAAATCAGGTAAAAAGTGATGTTGATTACTGGCTCACTGCAAGCGCATAACAGTTAATTATCCATTTTTCAATAAAAGCAACTAGATTTAAAGACACTGCCATTTTCTGTTCCAACTGACAGTTGGTGATGGACTCTGTTTCAACAATGAGAAGAAACCAGTTCTATTTGGGGAGAATTCTACATCAGGATGTTTGCTGCCAGTCAACCGACAGAATCTGACTCAGTGTGATCTCTTGAGGTCAGTAGCTCATGTTTGATTGATGTTATCTCTTAAATTGCCCTGAGTTAAAATGTAAGGTTTTTTCCTTTAGAGAGACAGTTGCTTCTCTCCAAGCTGATCTGACTACAGCCACATATGTAGCAAGGACTGGAAACCCAGATCCACTAACTGGGACAGACTGGATCAACATAAGCTGTAAGTGAATGTTGTAAACAAACAATTAACTCAAATCAACctttgatacatttttattttaacttgtaAAGCACATTCAGCACATTATATATTTTCGGTTTAGCTAAATTTGACATGTAACATCTAAATTCCAGTTGTGATGCTGAACTCAAGCACAACCATAGAAGACACCACAAGTTCCTGCTATGGGATTCAAATCCACCAGCATATCCATGTTTGGAGTCTTATCAATGGCACGATAGAGGGCAGACCTCAGAGGGAAATCCGCGCTTTGCAAGTCAGGTGTGTTAGGTTGCTCACCGCAATGAAAAATGAATTGTATTCACAGTCAGTATATAAGTTACCATATGTTCTGAGTCCAATTTCTAATGTCATTGCAAACCAACATGTGTATCTTATTTTGATCATTTGTAGCTACAGCATGACCAGCTGGTCTCTGGATTGTGGAGGCGGTGACATCTCTCCATGTGTGGACCCTCAGGAAACTTGGTTACTCCCCATCACCTCCTCAGTCACCTTTACAGACATCCCTGTCAACACAGAACCACCAAAAACCAGGTGCTTGTTGAAACACTGAGACTCCCCTTaaaaggagagacgtttaataataattttttgtATCGGCTGCCTGACTGATCCTAACTGAGAGTATTTTGACTTTTCCCTCACCTAGGTTTCAGATTAATTTCACAGAGTATGATTGTAACAGGAATGATGTGTGTTGGCCTGAGCTTGCCTTTCCACTCACCAGGTATTACACAGGTAGGAATATGtctaattttgtattttattgtttactTTAGGAGATTATTTAGTAAATGATAAACTTCtagaaaaattgtaaaaaacagTAAGAAAATGGATACTGATTGCACCACCTCTGATGTGTTATACCGTTCTCCTCCCCAGGTGAGCCATATTCTCAGTCACTGGCTAAGGGCCTTATCTtggttttcttcttcatcgccGCCTCAATTCTTGGGACTCCATGGAGACAAATCCGACAGGCATGGAACActctctgaaaaagaaaaatgtagaggaagaaaaatatttttgggaATAAGCAGCTAAGCTAGAGTATCTATTTTAAGgtcaataaaatgtaatttcatcttttttccccATTTGATATTGTTAATTATAATCCAGGTTTTATATGTTTGTGGGACTGTAAATAGTTGTATTGCTCCACTATTttgtaataaaatatttttctattatttatttcaggCTCAATcacaatttttgttttcatcatattTTTGAGGACAACCTTGTTGTTTGAATGGTGGTTAGAACATTTAATCTTCAAAGTCTTTCAGTCCCACCCATCAGTTGGTTTCCTACCTCAGGGATTAACTGTGAGTTATTGTTTATTCAGGTTGTAGGCGCTCCGCAAGGGGTAATCATCCACAAGCACAATATTGATTCACTATTGTGCAgatgacaacaaacaaaacaaagctgttGGTGCTCCTTAAGTGTCTGGACCCATGTACTACCTCAATAACAAGTTAAGACAACATAATCCTTTTAAAGTCCTTCTATGTCGAGATTGTaattctacatttatttatatagaaatgttttcatttatttaattttattttgaaagtttcaGTCGTTGATAGCCTAAAGGTTAGAgttaagtaaaataaatataatttgtctTTTCGAGGAAACAGCAACTTTATATTTTCACTCCTTTGAACAACATTTGacgattgtttatttttaagatCTTCTTGCTGCAGGACTTGTGTTTAGTACTCATTTAAAAAGCCAAATGTGCTGGTTGATTTCCTGTGGCGCTCTTACTTTAGCaataaagggacagttcactcactatgccgatggaggggtcggtgaaatgtttgaagtgttttgagtttcaggggtaaacccagcgttgcagccaaatccaaaacagTTGAAGAAAATGGTGACCGattctttaaatataaaaaaaaacaacagtaaaaaaacaaagtgcTTCCATACTGCatctgtggtgtcatccaagtgtctgtacgccccgacattcatattcgactcgaaacgAGTATATTTACACCAAGTAACTGTGATCCACAGGTGGATGTGGCCCAGAGGAGGGTAACGGGATATTTAGGCTAAAAAAGTAAAGGACGCTTTTTCTAgtggaatttgaatgtcggTTGACACGTCAGGGATTTTATGTAAattgttctgttgtttttatatgtttgaaGAAGTGCTCACCATTTTTTCGACTGTatttgatttggctgcaacgctgtttacccctgaagctCCAAAAGTTTTTTGTTGACTTAAACAATTCACCCGCCCCTCCATAGGCACAGTGGTGTGTAGATGATgagtgcatttacatttttgggtgaacgCTACAATTTACCAAGtcactggatggatggattgggGATGTGAAATATCTGCATTTCAAGATGGTATTTCTCTAAGCTAATGTTTGGTAAAAACAAGACTTTTCTCTGGGAGTTTGATTTCCCTGAAAGTCAGGCCTCTACCTGCAGctagtgatggcgagatgaagcttcatgcaGCAGTGACgctttccatccaattggtCATGGGCCGAATCTTCTTagtgcttcatttgctctactgcgcTGTCAAGTGGACGATACATGTAAAACATGCAGACTGATTATAATGATaccatggctttggtgtgtgaagctttgaaatgaataaatgaatgaatgaatgtttgtgatgccaatacatAAATTATGAAGTAATTAATATGGTGTCTGTCTTTATGATACAATGGCGGGATCAAAAGGGAAGGTGGAAACAAATTGGGCAGAGGGTTGTGATGTGAATGAGCTTGTGATACTAGGGACAACATGTAACACGTAAAATatggacattttattcatttttatttaaaaataacaactgggttccagcatttttttttttttttttatgcaaacaAACGCGCAGTAAAGTCCCAAGTCCACAaaaggtgaggggggggggggtccattgGGTTTCGCTGCCCCTTATATTTCGAATCTCACGCCAAACTCGCGAACCATTTCCTAACTCTGTCACGTGGTACGGCCGGCTCGCGAGGTTTTGAACGTCACCacaaacgtcatcaacacaagcctcCCTACGCACTTCAAAACTATCTTCGTGGACACACGCGCGGAAGGTTTGaccatacagtctatgggttTCACACGGGAAACATCACTACCTGCTGCCTTCAGACAGCGCTGAGGGCTGAGAGCCGGGCCGCAGTGCGCAGACTCCAGCGGGCTGCGCTCATTGGTGCAGAGCTCGGTCTGTGCTGGGGAAGTTGATCGTATGCAACAGTGTGAGGTGAAGTGACGTGGAGGAGTCGGGCACACAACCGTAGGACGGTTTGTCAAAGTTCACAGACCCGGAGCAGAGCGCTGAGCACAGCTGTGGACATGCGACCCCGGCGGCTTTAGCGGcggcgacctcacgtttccaccTCCGGCCGTGACGAGCCGAGTTTTTCCTCCAGGTGACGGCGGCTCTTTTTGGCTGGTTAGCTTCCACATTAGCCTCCAGGAGCAGCCCGTGAACTCTGGCTGTGTGAAGTCAGACACCGTCACCGGACGCTAAACATGAAAAAGACCAAGAAAGACTCGACTGGCCGCCGCTGACGTTGCTCAAACCGCAGTAGTTCGCTTGTTAGCATTAGCCCGCCGGCTGAGCAGGGACACTCCACAGCCAAGTGTCACGATGAGCTCCCTGCTGCGAGGCGAGGAGATGTGTCTGGCCCAGCTCTTCCTGCAGTCCGGGTCCGCATACGACTGCATCAGTGAGCTGGGGGAGCTGGGACTGGCGGAGTTCAGAGACGTGAGTGCGGACACATCCACTCGTCTCTCTCTGTGAAAGTTACTGCCGAGTGGACAAAGTGCATGCATATATCTTCTTGGCCTCTGTTATCATTCATAACGCAGCAGATCTGGGGTTTAATCCTGCTGTAAAGTGGCCTTACAGGTGCTTACTGAGGGGTTAATGATATGTTTGTCCCCAGGATCTTTGCTGCTTCCAGGCTGATTGTTAATCATTAAATAGTTGACTTTGTCTTCTACCCTTTTCAGCTCAATCCCAGTGTTAACACGTTCCAGCGAAAACATGTCAACGAGATcaaaaaatgtgaagaaatggaGAGGATTCTTGGTAAGATCACATTGATTTTTAATATGCACTTTACCAATCAGGCCCCCTATCCAGTCACCGAGTGTTAAGTGTTGTCGAGCGTTAGACAGGATCAAAACAAAGATGTCATTGATAAGTGGAGAGGATTATTGGTGAGATCACATTTATAGCTAATTAACAAATTAATAATAGGGCCCTCTAAGAAGTTCCTACTCTGTCTAGTGAGTTGTAGTCGAGCATTGGACAGGATCAAAACAATGTGCTGTGGATCCATGAAGCCGCAGAGGGCCTTTCTCATTGAATTGATTTGACAGCCAGTGACCCTGCAGTCATGAGAATTGTCAGCTGGTTCTGTATTGACTTGAATGAAATGCCACCCTTAGCTAACTAAACTCTTTTCTTATTAGATTAAGAGAAGAGACAGCCACAGTGCTACACTCAAGTTGGAATCCAGTGCTGTTCAAAGGCTGGTTGTGGAATTTGGAAACGTTGTAAAGGTCTCAGAAacaactgcttttttttttcttttttcttaacaGGATACCTTCTGAGGGAAATTAAGAAAGCAGACATTTCACTGCCAGAACGAGATGTGAACCCAGTGGCTCCCTTACCGAAGCACATCATGGCTATAATGGTTAGTAACTTGTTCACATATCATTTTGAATTTATTGTGTTGAGTTACTGCCACTGAAACTAAATTAATTGATTGAATTATTTATATTCTCCTCCAGTCTGTATAAATTTGGAAGGTGACACCCAAtctatttttaaacaaataaataaaataattgttgtAGTCATGCCGCTGATCacttgttgtctgtgtgtgtccacaggagCAGCTACAGAGACTAGAAGTGGAGCTGGGGGAAGTCACAAGGAATAAAGAGAAGCTGCAGAAGAATCTACTGGAGCTGAtagagtacacacacatgctgcacgtCACCCGCAGCTTTGTACAGAGAACGTGTGAGGTCAGTGGGTCGACTTGTGCCACACTGTTGCCAGGATTTTTACAGTCACACTGTTTCAAGTGGAATCTGTTGATATGATTTCCATTTTAACCCTCATGTGTCTTGTGTTTACTTTTTAGCGAGAGCCCCTGCAAGTGCAGTATGAGGAGTTCCCCTTCCTAGAAAAAGACACGGTGATGGATTACAATAGCATGCAGAGGCTCGGAGCCAAACTGGGGTGAGGAATGAAATCCTGTTGGCCATATCAGCGTTATGTTTATTTTGGTGTTTGGACTTGGAGTGTGGTTTATTTGAGAGTTGACAGTAAACCCTGGCTCTGTCACAATCATCATGTCTTTTTAAAGTGTGAATGCGTTATATCATGTGATGATGAGGAAAAAGTTAATGAGGTGAGAAGCCTCTGATATACATTTCAAGAGTTTCAAATGAGACCAGTTGCACTTTTAGTTTGTCTTAAATGGTTTTCTGTCTCCCATTACAATCTATATACTCTGCACCCACACCCAAACAGACGAGATATTCACAAGTTACAATAAGTCAAGAGCAGCTCTGGCTCTCTGCCAACAACATGTTGCTCACAGAACCAGTTTTGTGGGAATAGTCACTATAATTAGTGAAGGGTCAGATATTTAACTTAATGCAAGTTTTTGTTGATTGTGAATGAGCAGCAAGAGTGAGTGCTCAAAAGAAAGACAGCTGAGCTCCCAGCTGCATGTTTCTGCAGTCACAACTCCGAGAGTATCACATCTACAGCAGGCAGCTGGAGTTATGTTAAGTTGAGAAAACTGCAACATTAACGATTAAGATTGTTGAGATGAAAGCAAAGATGTTCATACCTGCTGTAAACATCTGTCTTGGGTGaaccgatcacaagtggacagctcgaAGTGCATCAGTTGTCAGCTGGCGTTAGAATTCATGTTTACAGACACATGTGCCTCGAGTGACCACtcacatgtgtgtatgtatgttacAGAGTGTCACATCGAGGCGCTGTGCTGAGATCTGCTTTGAAATAAGATTTAATGCATTTGATAGATCGCAAAATTAATATGTGTccttcagtgttgatattggGGTGTTGGCTGTAGATGGATCAAAGAATGTGGAAAACCGAGACATGTTAAAATGATTCTGGTTAATTGTGAAACCCTAGCGTTGTGAGGATGTCAGCCAAGTAGGCGTGGTTTACATGTGACCCAGTACCACTTCCTAGTGTGGTAATGAGTGATCGTATCTCATTGCATCTTGGGTACAGTAACATCTGTACGTGTCGTGGAGCTGATCACTTGTGACCATATTGACTCTGAACAGCAACAGTACCATTGAGACAtgaaccagacacacacaaacttcatTCTCATTTGCACCATATATTTTACATAGAAAATAATCATTGGTTGCTATATTAATCTTTAATATCTCATATACTGTTAATAAGCTTTAGGATATAAGTTTATCTTCCCTAATAGGCGCATGTGTATACCTTATGCTGATAGTAAATGTTTACATCATTCTCTTGCAGTTTCATCTCTGGGCTTATTCAGAGGGTAAAGATCGAAGCCTTTGAGCGGATGCTGTGGAGAGTCTGTAAAGGCTACACCATCCTCAGCTACTCTGAGGTCGAGGAATATCTGGAAGATCCTGAAACAGTAGGTTTCTCAAGAATAACTGTCCAACATTTATGTTGAGGTTGCATTTTATTATGTCTTTCCTGCATTACACCATGAGATTAAGATATCAGCACATATACTCACtcccctttttatttttgttttcataagctgctttcaggcaGGCACAGAACTTCAGAGA
The genomic region above belongs to Pleuronectes platessa chromosome 4, fPlePla1.1, whole genome shotgun sequence and contains:
- the tctn2 gene encoding tectonic-2 isoform X1: MANVLRVSTSHQLFCVFMLLTLAHTQNVVVFQPSLLTASGPVVSALLLGNSSDMSLSVRTVSPSNTTGSIGPPSCAPEVTQWVLTREQVGKTAVRVQLRLERSLYLCGENETEPDCCSNPLCVLETLQVSACVGDTPQASLLIQAKIHALLVPANTGPADNKTSIPNQVYQPLGPCPCDLTFRACDVRCCCDKDCSNEDLTLFASHCLPGPFGGQVSPPPDYQCSEQSAENSPDWFPFLCVHSPPKNNPFLGLFYRGNVVKSKPGPTFQRPVLSAPVPVNVYVEGSPILTLNDQYLTIPQKLFGQCVNNAPVAFLKNFKVECVTRLWTCPTEPPLQTLPGDFRIQVKNGEGGDVIVEVTDEVATDPSQSISSTNGAATSAESLLCENVTFALDYQFYWKENRITNITLTRTVGNFPLNGSVGLTTRYSAVFLNGDFMSEPNSGNPGYQVGRPVIGGIMDIFDNNTGSIQRTSINLWKSVGDGLCFNNEKKPVLFGENSTSGCLLPVNRQNLTQCDLLRETVASLQADLTTATYVARTGNPDPLTGTDWINISFVMLNSSTTIEDTTSSCYGIQIHQHIHVWSLINGTIEGRPQREIRALQVSYSMTSWSLDCGGGDISPCVDPQETWLLPITSSVTFTDIPVNTEPPKTRFQINFTEYDCNRNDVCWPELAFPLTRYYTGEPYSQSLAKGLILVFFFIAASILGTPWRQIRQAWNTL
- the tctn2 gene encoding tectonic-2 isoform X3, encoding MANVLRVSTSHQLFCVFMLLTLAHTQNVVVFQPSLLTASGPVVSALLLGNSSDMSLSVRTVSPSNTTGSIGPPSCAPEVTQWVLTREQVGKTAVRVQLRLERSLYLCGENETEPDCCSNPLCVLETLQVSACVGDTPQASLLIQAKIHALLVPANTGPADNKTSIPNQVYQPLGPCPCDLTFRACDVRCCCDKDCSNEDLTLFASHCLPGPFGGQVSPPPDYQCSEQSAENSPDWFPFLCVHSPPKNNPFLGLFYRGNVVKSKPGPTFQRPVLSAPVPVNVYVEGSPILTLNDQYLTIPQKLFGQCVNNAPVAFLKNFKVECVTRLWTCPTEPPLQTLPGDFRIQVKNGEGGDVIVEVTDEVATDPSQSISSTNGAATSESLLCENVTFALDYQFYWKENRITNITLTRTVGNFPLNGSVGLTTRYSAVFLNGDFMSEPNSGNPGYQVGRPVIGGIMDIFDNNTGSIQRTSINLWKSVGDGLCFNNEKKPVLFGENSTSGCLLPVNRQNLTQCDLLRETVASLQADLTTATYVARTGNPDPLTGTDWINISFVMLNSSTTIEDTTSSCYGIQIHQHIHVWSLINGTIEGRPQREIRALQVSYSMTSWSLDCGGGDISPCVDPQETWLLPITSSVTFTDIPVNTEPPKTRFQINFTEYDCNRNDVCWPELAFPLTRYYTGEPYSQSLAKGLILVFFFIAASILGTPWRQIRQAWNTL
- the tctn2 gene encoding tectonic-2 isoform X2; protein product: MANVLRVSTSHQLFCVFMLLTLAHTQNVVVFQPSLLTASGPVVSALLLGNSSDMSLSVRTVSPSNTTGSIGPPSCAPEVTQWVLTREQVGKTAVRVQLRLERSLYLCGENETEPDCCSNPLCVLETLQVSACVGDTPQASLLIQAKIHALLVPANTGPDNKTSIPNQVYQPLGPCPCDLTFRACDVRCCCDKDCSNEDLTLFASHCLPGPFGGQVSPPPDYQCSEQSAENSPDWFPFLCVHSPPKNNPFLGLFYRGNVVKSKPGPTFQRPVLSAPVPVNVYVEGSPILTLNDQYLTIPQKLFGQCVNNAPVAFLKNFKVECVTRLWTCPTEPPLQTLPGDFRIQVKNGEGGDVIVEVTDEVATDPSQSISSTNGAATSAESLLCENVTFALDYQFYWKENRITNITLTRTVGNFPLNGSVGLTTRYSAVFLNGDFMSEPNSGNPGYQVGRPVIGGIMDIFDNNTGSIQRTSINLWKSVGDGLCFNNEKKPVLFGENSTSGCLLPVNRQNLTQCDLLRETVASLQADLTTATYVARTGNPDPLTGTDWINISFVMLNSSTTIEDTTSSCYGIQIHQHIHVWSLINGTIEGRPQREIRALQVSYSMTSWSLDCGGGDISPCVDPQETWLLPITSSVTFTDIPVNTEPPKTRFQINFTEYDCNRNDVCWPELAFPLTRYYTGEPYSQSLAKGLILVFFFIAASILGTPWRQIRQAWNTL